Proteins from a single region of Phalacrocorax carbo chromosome 25, bPhaCar2.1, whole genome shotgun sequence:
- the HOXB1 gene encoding homeobox protein Hox-B1 has translation MDNTRMNSFLEYAICNRGTGAYHHLEQSSPSFPSCSGSPASDSFNGDGRFGVGGSAAAHLPQQNPGFHPPSSGRPIPFAGAAPAAGYPAQTCSPGYGHHQLYLGQQDADGGYFQAGGYPATAGSSLGSLAESYCGAVAAAGQYQQHHLYGQEQPSYLPGVYSNLSPSLNEDKDPACPSEPCPNASATQTFDWMRVKRNPPKTAKVSEYGLLGQPNAIRTNFTTKQLTELEKEFHFNKYLTRARRVEIAATLELNETQVKIWFQNRRMKQKKREKEGLAPAAASRSAKEASEASDQSNCTSPEASPSSGSS, from the exons ATGGACAATACTAGGATGAACTCCTTCTTAGAGTATGCAATTTGTAACCGTGGGACGGGCGCCTACCACCATTTAGAGCAAagctccccttccttcccctcttgcTCAGGTAGCCCCGCCAGTGACAGTTTTAACGGAGACGGGCGCTTTGGCGTGGGAGGGAGCGCGGCCGCCCACCTCCCCCAGCAGAACCCCGGCTTCCACCCTCCCTCCTCCGGCCGCCCCATCCCCTTCGCGggcgctgcccccgccgccgggtACCCAGCCCAAACGTGCAGCCCCGGCTACGGGCACCACCAGCTCTACCTCGGCCAGCAGGACGCGGACGGTGGGTACTTCCAAGCGGGCGGGTACCCGGCCACCGCCGGATCCAGCCTCGGCTCCTTAGCAGAGAGCTACTGCGGGGCGGTGGCGGCCGCTGGGCAGTACCAGCAACACCACCTTTacgggcaggagcagcccagcTACTTGCCCGGCGTTTACAGCAACCTCTCGCCTTCTTTAAACGAGGACAAAGACCCTGCTTGCCCCTCCGAGCCGTGCCCCAACGCCAGCGCCACGCAGACCTTCGACTGGATGAGAGTGAAGAGGAACCCGCCCAAGACAG CTAAAGTGTCGGAGTACGGACTGCTGGGCCAGCCCAACGCCATCCGCACCAACTTCACCACCAAGCAGCtgacagagctggaaaaggAGTTTCACTTTAACAAGTACCTCACCCGGGCCCGCAGGGTGGAGATCGCCGCTACCCTGGAGCTCAACGAAACCCAGGTCAAGATCTGGTTCCAGAACAGGAGGATGAAGcagaagaagagggaaaaggaaggtctcgccccagctgctgcctccaggtCTGCGAAGGAAGCGAGCGAAGCCTCGGATCAGTCCAACTGCACCTCACCTGAAGCCTCCCCCAGCTCGGGGTCCTCCTGA